AAAAATTCGAATCCATCACACCTGGCCATGCCGGCATGTACGTGTGTGGTCCAACAGTTTATTCAGATGTGCACTTGGGCAATATTCGCACATTTATGAGCTTTGATATCGTCTACAGGTACCTTATGCAATTGGGGTACAAAGTTCGTTATGTCCGAAATATCACTGATGTAGGACATTTAGTCGGTGACGCTGATGAGGGAGAAGATAAAATTGCAAAAAAAGCCAAGCTTGAAAACTTGGAACCTATGGAAGTCGTGCAGAAATACACTAATGGCTTTCATGATGCCATGAAAACTTTCAATATCCTTCCCCCAAGCATTGAACCTCAAGCAACAGGCCATATTCTTGAACAAATTCAGCTCATCCAAACATTGATTGACAATGGAGTAGCTTATGAGTCCGATGGTTCCGTTTATTTTGACATTGAAAAATATAGCGACAAGCATAATTATGGAGTCCTTTCCGGACGTGTTGTCGAAGAGTTATTGCAAACAACAAGAGACTTGGATGGGCAAAATGAAAAGAAAAACAAAGCGGACTTCGCTCTTTGGAAAAAAGCAGCGCCAGAACACTTGATGAGATGGGAGTCGCCTTGGAGCCTAGGATTTCCTGGATGGCACCTTGAGTGCACCGTAATGAGCACTAAATATCTAGGCAAGACATTTGACATCCACGGTGGCGGTATGGATTTAAAATTTCCGCACCATGAATGCGAAATAGCTCAAAGTGTAGGAAGCTGCGGAGAAGTGCCTGCAAAATACTGGATGCATACAAATATGCTTACTGTCAACGGACAAAAAATGAGTAAATCTCTGGGCAACTCATTCTTGCCTAAAGAGCTTATTGAAGGCAGCAACTCTCTGTTCAGTAAAGGATACAGTCCAATGACCATAAGGTTTTTCATGCTTCAGTCGCATTACTCTTCCACATTGGATTTTTCCGACGAAGCATTATTGAGTGCTCAAAAAGGTTATCGAAAACTTGCTAATGGCTTGAAAACGATCAAGCAATTAGAGTACACTAATAACGAAGCTGAAGTTTCGCTTAATGAAAAAGTCATCGGACAGATCAATGGCATCTGCGATAATTGTTTCCGAGCCATGAATGACGATTTCAATACAGCGAAAACAATTGCTCATCTTTTCAACCTACTTAAAAAAATCAATTCTGTTAATACTGGCAATCTTAAACCTAGCGAAATAGGCAAGGACGTTTTCGATAGAATGATCTTGACATTCACTTCATTCACGAGTGACGTATTAGGTATTCTTGAAGAACAACCAGAAGATGTCGACGGATTGATTTCTGTGATTTTAGATTCTTACAAAGAAGCTAAGGAAGCAAAAAACTATGACAAAGTCGACAAGATCAGGTCCGAGCTTAAAGACAAAGGTCTGTTAATTAAAGACATGAAAGATAAAATCGATTGGGCATATGATGAAAATTAAAAATTTGAATGTTTTCGCCTTAGTCATAATATTGGCGATAAACTTTAGCTCTTGCACGAAAAAGCAAAGCAGTCAAACTAAAAGCGTATCAAAACCTTCAAAAGAATCCCATTCGGTTCCTGTAAACGTCCCTGTCTTCAACAGCGACTCTGCGTATCAATTTATTCAGGATCAAGTCGATTTTGGTCCTAGAGTGCCAAATACAAGAGCGCATACAGATTGCGGGGAGTACTTATACAGCAAGCTAAAACAGTATGCTGACTCAGTAACCAAGCAAGAGTTTGAAATGGATGACTTCAGAGGCGAGACACTTTACCTAACAAATTACATCGCTAGTTTTGCACCTGAAAAATCCGAAAGAATTTTGTTATCCGCTCACTGGGACACTCGCGAATGGGCTGACAAGGATAGTGTAGACATTAAAAAACCTATATTGGGAGCCAATGACGGTGGTAGCGGAGTTGGTGTATTGCTTGAAATTGCAAGGTTGCTTCAACAGAACAAAGCTGGTTTGAATGTTGGAATAGACATTATTCTCTTCGATGGAGAAGATGTTGGAGAACCTCAATTTTATAAAGGCCCCCATAAAGAGGATACTTGGTGTCTCGGCTCTCAATACTGGTCTAAAAATGCTCGCAACGAAGGATATACTGCCAGATATGGAATACTTCTGGATATGGTTGGGGCTAAAGATGCTAAATTTTTCAAGGAAGGTTTTTCTGAAAGATATGCTGGAAAAATTTTAAGCAAGGTATGGAAAACAGGACAAAAACTTGGCTATAGCGACAAGTTCATTGATCAAATCGCATATCCTATCACAGATGACCATTATTACATCAATACATTAGCTCATATCAGAACAATCGACATCATAGATTATGATAATGATTTTGGCGAATATCATCATACGCATGATGACAATATGTCAATAATCGATAAATCTACGTTGAATGCTGTAGGAAGAACAGTTCTTCAAACTATTTATGAAGAAAAATAATTGATTTCGAAAGAATGAATCATATACTTATCATCATGGCGATGGAAGCTGAAGCCAAGCCAATCATTAATCATTTAGATTTAAATCCATTAGGAAAACTAGATGACAATCTTCAATCCCTAGCTTTTTCCGGAAAAATTAATGAAACAAGAATCACTTTAGTCATTAATGGAAAAGACAAAAGATTTGGAGTTGACAGTATTGGCACTGTACCAGCATCTATTGCAACTTTTTCAGCCATCAAAAGATTCAATCCTGATCTTGTCATCAGTGCGGGAACTTGCGGAGCATTCAAAAACAAGGGAAGCAAAATAGGTGACGTATACCTAAGCACTGTATTCAAAAATCACGATAGAAGAATATCAATTCCTGAATTCGATAAATATGGCATTGGAAATTATCAAAGCGCTAACTTTGAACACCTTATTGATGAAATAGGCTTAAAAAAAGCAGTTGTCTCTTCAGGGAATTCGCTTGACATGTGCGATACGGACATGGACATTATCAATGAAAACGAGTCAGTTGTAAAAGAAATGGAAGCCGCTGGCATTGCCTGGGTAGCAGAACAATTTTCCACACCATTTGTGGCGCTAAAATCTGTAACGGATCTAGTCGACGGAGAGCTTGAAGCTCATGAAGAGTTTCTTATCAATCTTGAAAAAGCCTCCAAAGCTTTAAAAGAAAAAGTAATCGCCTTCTTAGAACTATTGACAAAAAAAGATATAAAAGAAAAGCTGCTTGTTTAAGCAGCTTTTCTTTTATTTAAAGTATTTCAAATTAATAAGTTCTTTCTCACTCAAGTATCTCCATTTACCTCGTGGCAAATCCTTTTTAGTCAAACCAGCATATGTAACTCTATCCAGCTTCACTACCTCATAACCAAGATGTTCGAAAATTCTACGAACTATTCTATTACGCCCAATATGAATTTCCAAGCCTACTTGAAATCCATCTGTGGTAATCAAGCCAATATCATCCACTGGAGCCAAACCATCATCCAAAGTCACCCCTGATTCTATTTTATCAAAGTCTTCAGTTGTCAATGGCTTGTCGAGCTCGACATGATAAATCTTCTTAATATTATTTGAAGGATGCGCTAGCTTGCTCGCCAACTCTCCATCATTTGTCAACAACAATAATCCTGTTGTTTGTCTATCAAGCCTACCCACCGGGTAAATTCTTTCGTGGCAAGCCTTAGACACTAATTGCATTACTGTTTTTCGATTTTCAGGATCATCAGTGGTGGTGATAAAATCTTTTGGCTTATTCAACAATACATACACCTTCTTTTCTCTAGCCAATAATTCGCGTCCATACTCTACACGATCCTTAGGAGCTACTTTATAACCTAATTCAGTCACGACCTTGCCATTGACTTTGATTTCTCCAGCAGTGATCAACTTATCAGCTTCTCTTCTGGAGCAAATTCCCGCATTGGCAATGTACTTATTCAATCTTGTCTTATGATCTGTGGATGTATCTAAAGATGAGGATGACTTTTTCACATGCTTTGAAGACTCAATAGCTTTCATCTTCTTAAAGTCGTATTCGGGAATTCTAATATTTTCCTCTCCGCTATTTCTACTTTCTTTATTCGTTGCAGAAAACCTGGATTTTCTACCTCTGTTATTTCTAGTAGCCTTATTCCTCACCTCGCTCTCATTTGAGCTTCTGTGGTTCTTTTTAAAATTACGATTTCTCATAGTCAATTCAGTATCACTACTGTATTAAGTTTATTTCATTATGATGAAGAAGACAAGTTACACTTTATCCTCCGCACAATTTTCAAAACGCACAAAAATAAGAATTATTCCTTAAAGCTCCTGCTCCAAACCTATCTTATTATCAAGTTTTTCATTTTCCAAATGCGAAGGAAGGTCATTGATGCTTGCAAGCCCAAAATACTCCATAAAAAAATCACTTGTCCCATACAAAAGAGGACGTCCCAACAAATCCGATTTCCCTCGAATTTCTATCAAGCCTTTTTCCAATAACCTTTTAACAGCATAATCACTATT
The Aureibacter tunicatorum DNA segment above includes these coding regions:
- the cysS gene encoding cysteine--tRNA ligase yields the protein MLTDLRIYNTLTKNKEKFESITPGHAGMYVCGPTVYSDVHLGNIRTFMSFDIVYRYLMQLGYKVRYVRNITDVGHLVGDADEGEDKIAKKAKLENLEPMEVVQKYTNGFHDAMKTFNILPPSIEPQATGHILEQIQLIQTLIDNGVAYESDGSVYFDIEKYSDKHNYGVLSGRVVEELLQTTRDLDGQNEKKNKADFALWKKAAPEHLMRWESPWSLGFPGWHLECTVMSTKYLGKTFDIHGGGMDLKFPHHECEIAQSVGSCGEVPAKYWMHTNMLTVNGQKMSKSLGNSFLPKELIEGSNSLFSKGYSPMTIRFFMLQSHYSSTLDFSDEALLSAQKGYRKLANGLKTIKQLEYTNNEAEVSLNEKVIGQINGICDNCFRAMNDDFNTAKTIAHLFNLLKKINSVNTGNLKPSEIGKDVFDRMILTFTSFTSDVLGILEEQPEDVDGLISVILDSYKEAKEAKNYDKVDKIRSELKDKGLLIKDMKDKIDWAYDEN
- a CDS encoding M28 family peptidase, which produces MMKIKNLNVFALVIILAINFSSCTKKQSSQTKSVSKPSKESHSVPVNVPVFNSDSAYQFIQDQVDFGPRVPNTRAHTDCGEYLYSKLKQYADSVTKQEFEMDDFRGETLYLTNYIASFAPEKSERILLSAHWDTREWADKDSVDIKKPILGANDGGSGVGVLLEIARLLQQNKAGLNVGIDIILFDGEDVGEPQFYKGPHKEDTWCLGSQYWSKNARNEGYTARYGILLDMVGAKDAKFFKEGFSERYAGKILSKVWKTGQKLGYSDKFIDQIAYPITDDHYYINTLAHIRTIDIIDYDNDFGEYHHTHDDNMSIIDKSTLNAVGRTVLQTIYEEK
- a CDS encoding pseudouridine synthase yields the protein MRNRNFKKNHRSSNESEVRNKATRNNRGRKSRFSATNKESRNSGEENIRIPEYDFKKMKAIESSKHVKKSSSSLDTSTDHKTRLNKYIANAGICSRREADKLITAGEIKVNGKVVTELGYKVAPKDRVEYGRELLAREKKVYVLLNKPKDFITTTDDPENRKTVMQLVSKACHERIYPVGRLDRQTTGLLLLTNDGELASKLAHPSNNIKKIYHVELDKPLTTEDFDKIESGVTLDDGLAPVDDIGLITTDGFQVGLEIHIGRNRIVRRIFEHLGYEVVKLDRVTYAGLTKKDLPRGKWRYLSEKELINLKYFK